Proteins found in one Rhodobacter capsulatus SB 1003 genomic segment:
- a CDS encoding Nal1-like putative serine protease — translation MNDLEELQGLRPNSAKELAEKILGWAKHRNLFDKVPLEDGIEEEDANFQVGPNQFHAQATEEVLRKRSINLVGFSEGEKKVVVFTHNKISKGDEKVLPFAFGDYKVVYIQGGIAHVKGSPPPPQQPQPFTHRNGRYACGSSIFPAHCIGAGTLGLIVRDAAGRLFGMTNNHVAGACNHAMPGLPILAPGPVDATHDACDPFTIGRHSRLLPINDGIPENINIDDNCDVSLFELSDPARVSSFQGNAYDTPAISGMPVPGTRVRKYGRTTGLTSGMIVAQAASAIPVSYNVNEYGVRKNVWFNNIFVVAGDNGLPFSRPGDSGSLVVSDDGAGNLVAVGLVFAGNEQRNQSFILPLPDVLQKLAVDIVTGHHA, via the coding sequence ATGAACGACCTCGAAGAGCTTCAGGGCCTCCGGCCCAACTCCGCGAAGGAGCTTGCGGAAAAGATTCTCGGTTGGGCTAAGCACAGGAATTTATTCGACAAAGTCCCTCTTGAGGATGGAATCGAAGAAGAAGATGCCAACTTTCAGGTCGGGCCGAACCAGTTCCACGCACAAGCAACCGAGGAAGTCCTGCGCAAGCGGTCTATCAACCTTGTCGGTTTTTCCGAGGGTGAAAAGAAGGTTGTAGTATTTACCCACAATAAGATTTCGAAGGGCGACGAAAAGGTCCTGCCCTTTGCTTTTGGTGACTACAAGGTCGTCTACATCCAAGGAGGTATAGCCCACGTCAAGGGTAGCCCGCCACCGCCGCAGCAGCCACAGCCGTTCACACATAGGAATGGTAGATATGCTTGTGGTTCATCGATCTTTCCGGCCCACTGCATCGGCGCAGGCACGTTAGGACTGATCGTTCGAGACGCGGCTGGGCGGCTGTTTGGGATGACCAACAATCATGTCGCGGGAGCATGCAATCACGCAATGCCTGGCCTTCCTATTCTTGCGCCGGGCCCTGTCGATGCCACCCATGATGCCTGCGACCCGTTCACGATCGGACGCCACAGTAGGCTGCTGCCGATCAACGATGGTATCCCCGAAAACATCAACATCGACGATAACTGCGACGTTAGCCTGTTCGAGTTGTCCGACCCTGCCAGAGTGAGCTCGTTCCAGGGCAACGCCTATGACACTCCGGCCATCTCCGGCATGCCGGTTCCCGGTACTCGAGTACGGAAGTATGGCCGAACAACAGGCCTGACCTCGGGCATGATCGTTGCTCAGGCCGCAAGTGCCATTCCCGTTTCGTATAACGTGAACGAGTACGGTGTTAGGAAAAATGTGTGGTTTAACAATATCTTTGTGGTAGCCGGAGACAATGGTCTACCGTTTTCGCGCCCCGGTGACTCAGGGTCACTTGTCGTATCCGACGATGGTGCTGGAAATCTTGTCGCGGTTGGGCTAGTCTTCGCAGGGAACGAACAGCGAAACCAATCGTTCATTCTTCCGCTGCCAGATGTACTGCAGAAACTTGCTGTGGATATAGTGACGGGCCACCATGCATGA
- a CDS encoding peptidoglycan recognition protein family protein encodes MNDQIDALKALQMALARLGYYTGAIDGLFGPRTDAALKAVSAEGGAIRNLKPPVATAAPGPMIFQGSARYPVDEIVIHCAATHPDWMRGQPLTAKRKEIDRWHREERGWRKIGYHHLIDRDGAILPGRAETEIGAGVEGHNRGVIHICLIGGAGSAATDPFERNFTAAQDRALRGLIDAIRAETAITRITGHNDHAAKACPGFVVRNWINRA; translated from the coding sequence ATGAACGACCAGATCGATGCGCTGAAGGCGCTGCAAATGGCGCTGGCGCGCCTCGGCTATTACACCGGCGCGATCGACGGCCTCTTCGGCCCGCGCACCGATGCCGCGCTGAAGGCGGTTTCGGCCGAGGGCGGCGCGATCCGCAACCTGAAGCCTCCCGTGGCCACGGCTGCACCGGGGCCGATGATCTTCCAGGGCAGCGCCCGCTACCCCGTGGACGAGATCGTCATCCACTGCGCCGCCACCCACCCCGACTGGATGCGCGGCCAGCCACTCACGGCCAAGCGCAAGGAAATCGACCGCTGGCACCGCGAAGAGCGCGGTTGGCGCAAGATCGGTTACCACCATCTGATCGATCGCGATGGTGCGATACTGCCCGGCCGGGCCGAGACTGAAATCGGCGCCGGGGTCGAAGGGCACAATCGGGGTGTCATCCACATCTGCCTGATCGGCGGCGCGGGTTCGGCCGCTACCGATCCCTTCGAGCGGAACTTCACCGCCGCCCAGGATCGCGCCCTGCGCGGCTTGATCGACGCCATCCGCGCCGAGACCGCCATCACCCGCATCACCGGTCACAACGACCACGCCGCCAAAGCCTGCCCGGGCTTCGTCGTGCGCAACTGGATCAACCGGGCCTGA
- a CDS encoding DUF2793 domain-containing protein, giving the protein MADTPNIRLTYLEANQAQKHITVNEALRALDALVQPAVESTGLNAPPGSPVDGARYIVGAAPTGAWAGQAFAIAAWQDGAWAFYPPAEGWSVWDRATDAALNFLGGAWVRQAALPFPDNLFRLADDADPTRLAAFDLSGLLTGTTRTFTLPNLSATLAHLGNAAQTFTGATTFSNAAVTIGTATTTATYGLGTGGTTTGVTKTVNLGTGGAAGSTTVVNLGSTTAGALGSTIINSPTVTFAASVTAISAAAANISALGLGLGGASPDASNRLSVNAAATLLNNAGGSHEATINKAAAANDATLALKTGFSARALFGLLGSDDVTLKVSPNGSAFFDAFVIDRATGRAEFPAPIVIPGLSAMPASPPAGKLALYGRQRAGAPWLEVVRPSGRDFPLQPHMGLNRIGAWAPVSATTIAAQGIALTSVGTISHPALAAGTLLSSSRRWRVTSAAVVDSVCDQRSAVTACWRGNAAGLGGFTLVARISLTTLQATGMGFFGVLASVAALAVTTALSALVEAIGIGFQRGTHTNWQLVSNDATGAPTLVDLGAGFPVATAGLITLTIWCPAAGTSIWLRAVNELTGAVFEQEVTTDLPQAATFLAPRLFLNNGATAAAVAFECTGLYLETDF; this is encoded by the coding sequence ATGGCCGACACCCCGAACATCCGCCTTACCTATCTTGAGGCGAACCAGGCGCAGAAGCACATCACCGTCAACGAGGCCCTCCGCGCCCTGGATGCCCTTGTGCAACCCGCCGTGGAAAGCACCGGGCTGAACGCACCGCCCGGATCGCCGGTCGATGGCGCCCGCTATATCGTAGGCGCTGCACCGACTGGCGCTTGGGCGGGCCAAGCCTTCGCGATTGCCGCTTGGCAGGATGGCGCCTGGGCCTTCTATCCCCCGGCCGAGGGCTGGTCGGTCTGGGATCGCGCGACCGATGCCGCTCTGAACTTTCTTGGCGGCGCTTGGGTCCGGCAGGCAGCGCTGCCCTTTCCGGACAACCTGTTTCGCCTCGCTGACGATGCCGATCCGACGCGGCTCGCGGCCTTCGATCTTTCAGGCCTGTTGACGGGCACGACTCGCACCTTCACCCTGCCGAACCTGTCGGCGACCCTTGCCCATCTCGGCAACGCCGCCCAGACCTTCACTGGAGCGACGACATTTTCGAACGCCGCGGTCACGATCGGCACCGCCACAACCACCGCCACCTATGGGCTCGGCACCGGGGGCACGACCACGGGCGTCACCAAGACCGTGAACCTCGGCACCGGCGGCGCGGCCGGATCGACGACGGTGGTCAACCTCGGGTCAACCACCGCCGGGGCGCTGGGCAGCACGATCATCAACTCACCGACCGTGACCTTTGCGGCCAGCGTCACGGCGATCAGCGCGGCCGCGGCAAATATCAGTGCGCTGGGCTTGGGCCTCGGTGGCGCCTCGCCCGATGCTTCGAACCGGCTCAGCGTCAACGCCGCGGCGACCCTTCTGAACAATGCGGGCGGGTCGCATGAGGCCACGATCAACAAGGCCGCCGCCGCGAATGACGCCACCCTTGCCCTGAAGACGGGGTTTTCAGCGCGAGCGCTGTTCGGGCTTCTGGGTTCGGACGACGTGACGCTGAAGGTCTCGCCCAACGGCTCCGCCTTTTTCGATGCCTTCGTAATTGATCGGGCAACCGGCCGGGCGGAGTTCCCGGCGCCGATCGTGATCCCCGGTCTTTCGGCGATGCCCGCTTCGCCCCCGGCGGGCAAGCTCGCACTCTACGGCCGCCAACGCGCGGGCGCCCCTTGGCTGGAAGTCGTCCGGCCTTCGGGGCGCGACTTCCCCCTCCAACCACACATGGGTCTGAACCGGATCGGGGCCTGGGCACCCGTCTCGGCCACGACGATCGCCGCTCAGGGCATTGCCTTGACCAGCGTGGGCACCATCAGCCACCCCGCCCTGGCGGCTGGCACGCTTCTGTCCAGTTCCCGGCGCTGGCGCGTGACCTCGGCCGCGGTGGTGGATTCCGTCTGCGATCAGCGCTCAGCCGTCACCGCCTGCTGGCGCGGGAATGCCGCGGGCCTCGGTGGGTTCACTCTTGTCGCGCGGATCAGCCTGACAACCTTGCAGGCCACCGGAATGGGCTTTTTCGGCGTGCTGGCCTCGGTCGCGGCCTTGGCGGTCACAACGGCCCTCTCCGCGCTTGTGGAAGCGATCGGGATCGGTTTCCAGCGCGGCACGCATACGAACTGGCAGCTGGTCAGCAATGACGCAACCGGCGCGCCGACCCTCGTGGATCTCGGGGCCGGGTTTCCAGTCGCGACGGCGGGGCTGATCACCCTGACGATTTGGTGCCCTGCTGCGGGCACTTCCATCTGGCTGCGCGCAGTGAATGAGCTGACCGGCGCGGTCTTCGAACAGGAAGTGACGACCGACCTTCCCCAGGCTGCGACCTTCCTCGCCCCTCGCCTCTTCCTGAACAACGGCGCCACCGCCGCGGCTGTCGCCTTCGAATGCACAGGCCTTTACCTCGAGACCGATTTCTGA
- a CDS encoding baseplate multidomain protein megatron, with amino-acid sequence MATMLLAAAGSAIGSAFGGAFLGFSAATIGGAIGSFAGSVIDSLIIGSLAPDQRIEGAKLDDLRLTSATEGAVIPRLYGTMRLGGNIIWATDFREEQFRQTQGGGKGGGPKVVTEGSRYYASFAVALCEGPIGGVCRIWADGKPFDVPGAVIRVHLGSEAQMPDPFIEAKEGAGQAPAYRGVAYVMFEDLALETFGNRLPQLSFEVIRPSPDPGAMERLVRAVNLIPSAGEFVYATETVTRTTAAPGLWNSGGGNGTAVPENENSVEGLPDLVASLNRLDAALPECEAVSLVVSWFGTDLRAGNCQIKPGVESVTKTTTPMTWQVNGVTRAGAHVVSTVEGGPAYGGTPTDAAVVQAIQELKARGKRVTFYPFILMDIPAANTLPNPYSPNGSAPGQPVYPWRGRITCAPAAGFAGTVDKTAAAGTQVAAFFGSATPGQFAVSGTTVSFTGSGSDWGLRRMILHYAHLCAAAGGVDAFLIGTEMRGLSQIRSGAATYPAVTAFVQLAADVSAILGPSTKVSYAADWSEYFGHQPADGSTDVFFHLDPLWASANVDFVAIDNYLPLSDWRDGDDHLDALAGWQGPRQTAYLQANIEGGEGFDWFYASSADRLAQIRTPITDGAGKPWVFRPKDLRNWWGQQHFNRPGGVESGGPTAWVPGSKPIRFTEAGAPCVDRGTNQPNVFVDPKSSESLLPHFSRGWPDEFIQRRYAEALVGYWANPANNPSASLYSGRMIETAEIALWTWDARPFPAFPARSDVWSDAENWRLGHWLTGRAGATGLAELVAELCARAGLAQSDLDVTDLSGSVPGFAVNAIESPRASIETLARLFGFDAFEAEGKIRFRMRGQRPVATITLDTLVAASREGEDLELTRAQETELPLALKWRLMARDEEFAGITVEARRITVDTARISAEQLPIASTSGAAERGVRRALFEAWVGREKASFTLPPSRLALDPADVILLDHDNRLIEFALTAITDGTGRRVEARRSDRALYDLAPGSDRGATSGAKAVYGPPLVALMNLPQLSEDFPDWQPYAAAHAAPWYGTAAVWRSATTDGFAVLTTISRPGWFGTLAFPFYAGPTNRFDRGNELWVDMIAGQFASVSDTAVFSGTNWLAIETAPDLWEIVGFATASLQSPGRWRLTRLLRGLLGTEDAIANPAPAGARVVVLDGGVKPLPIGSADYGAPWNWRVGASSKPASDPANLAVTFAPSARGLRPWRPCHARRVNLPGGDIALSWTRRTRAFAGDNWALTEVPLGEAAEGYAIDILNGAVVVRTASGLATPAFTYTAAMQAADFGAPVTGPLALRIAQTGALGRGAILDVTL; translated from the coding sequence ATGGCAACCATGCTCCTCGCCGCCGCCGGTTCCGCAATCGGCAGCGCTTTCGGTGGTGCGTTTCTCGGCTTCAGCGCCGCCACCATCGGCGGCGCGATCGGGTCATTTGCAGGCTCCGTCATCGACAGCCTGATCATCGGCTCGCTCGCCCCCGATCAGCGCATCGAAGGCGCGAAGCTTGATGACCTGCGCCTGACGTCCGCGACTGAAGGGGCGGTGATCCCGCGCCTTTACGGCACGATGCGGCTTGGCGGGAACATCATCTGGGCGACCGACTTCCGCGAAGAACAGTTCCGCCAGACCCAAGGCGGCGGCAAGGGCGGCGGGCCCAAGGTCGTCACCGAAGGCTCTCGCTACTACGCTTCCTTCGCCGTGGCGCTTTGCGAAGGCCCGATCGGCGGCGTCTGCCGTATCTGGGCCGATGGCAAACCGTTTGATGTGCCCGGCGCGGTGATCCGGGTGCATCTTGGCTCCGAGGCCCAAATGCCCGATCCCTTCATTGAGGCGAAGGAGGGCGCTGGGCAGGCCCCGGCCTATCGGGGCGTGGCCTATGTCATGTTCGAGGATCTGGCCCTTGAGACCTTCGGCAATCGCCTGCCCCAACTGTCCTTCGAGGTGATCCGGCCCTCGCCCGATCCCGGCGCGATGGAACGCCTCGTGCGCGCCGTGAACCTGATCCCGTCCGCGGGCGAGTTCGTCTATGCCACTGAGACCGTCACCCGCACCACGGCCGCGCCGGGGCTTTGGAACAGCGGCGGCGGCAATGGCACGGCGGTGCCAGAGAACGAGAACAGCGTCGAGGGCCTGCCCGATCTGGTGGCCTCGCTGAACCGACTGGATGCCGCCCTGCCGGAGTGTGAGGCGGTGTCGCTGGTCGTGTCCTGGTTCGGCACCGATCTGCGGGCGGGCAATTGTCAGATCAAGCCAGGCGTCGAATCCGTCACGAAGACCACCACCCCAATGACCTGGCAGGTGAACGGCGTAACGCGCGCCGGTGCCCATGTGGTCTCCACCGTCGAAGGGGGCCCGGCCTATGGCGGCACGCCGACCGATGCCGCCGTCGTGCAGGCCATTCAGGAGCTGAAGGCCCGCGGCAAGCGTGTCACCTTTTACCCCTTCATCCTGATGGATATCCCCGCCGCCAACACGCTGCCGAACCCGTACTCGCCAAACGGCAGCGCGCCCGGTCAGCCGGTCTATCCCTGGCGCGGACGGATCACCTGCGCCCCTGCGGCAGGCTTCGCGGGCACGGTCGACAAAACGGCGGCGGCAGGGACACAAGTTGCGGCGTTTTTCGGATCGGCCACCCCGGGGCAGTTTGCAGTCTCGGGCACGACGGTCAGTTTCACCGGCAGCGGCAGTGATTGGGGCCTGCGCCGGATGATCCTGCACTATGCCCACCTCTGCGCCGCGGCCGGAGGCGTCGATGCCTTCCTGATCGGCACCGAGATGCGCGGCCTCAGCCAAATCCGTTCGGGGGCTGCGACCTATCCCGCCGTCACCGCCTTCGTGCAACTCGCGGCCGATGTCAGCGCCATCCTCGGGCCCTCCACCAAGGTCAGCTATGCCGCCGACTGGTCGGAATACTTCGGCCATCAGCCTGCCGACGGTTCAACCGACGTATTCTTCCACCTCGATCCGCTCTGGGCATCCGCGAATGTGGATTTCGTGGCCATCGACAACTACCTGCCGCTCTCCGACTGGCGCGATGGCGATGATCACCTCGACGCTCTGGCTGGATGGCAGGGGCCACGGCAGACCGCCTATCTGCAAGCCAATATCGAGGGCGGCGAGGGCTTCGACTGGTTCTATGCCTCCTCGGCCGATCGCCTGGCGCAAATCCGCACCCCGATCACCGATGGGGCCGGAAAGCCTTGGGTCTTCCGCCCCAAGGACCTGCGCAACTGGTGGGGCCAGCAGCATTTCAATCGCCCGGGCGGCGTTGAAAGCGGCGGGCCGACGGCTTGGGTGCCCGGATCGAAACCGATCAGGTTCACCGAAGCAGGCGCGCCTTGCGTCGATCGTGGCACCAACCAGCCGAACGTCTTCGTCGACCCAAAGTCCTCAGAATCCCTGCTGCCGCATTTTTCCCGGGGCTGGCCCGACGAGTTCATCCAGCGCCGCTATGCCGAGGCTCTGGTCGGCTATTGGGCCAACCCGGCCAACAACCCCTCTGCCAGCCTCTATTCCGGCCGGATGATCGAGACGGCCGAGATCGCGCTTTGGACGTGGGACGCACGGCCCTTCCCGGCCTTCCCCGCCCGCAGCGATGTCTGGTCGGATGCGGAGAACTGGCGGCTGGGGCATTGGCTCACCGGCCGAGCCGGAGCCACGGGCCTCGCCGAACTCGTAGCCGAGCTTTGCGCTCGCGCTGGGCTGGCCCAATCTGACCTCGATGTCACCGACCTCTCCGGGTCGGTGCCGGGCTTTGCGGTCAACGCGATCGAAAGCCCCCGCGCCTCCATCGAGACCCTCGCCCGCCTCTTCGGTTTTGACGCCTTCGAGGCCGAGGGCAAAATCCGCTTTCGGATGCGGGGGCAGCGGCCCGTCGCCACCATCACCCTCGACACGCTGGTGGCGGCCAGTCGCGAGGGCGAGGATCTGGAACTGACCCGCGCGCAGGAGACCGAACTTCCTCTCGCCCTCAAATGGCGGCTGATGGCGCGGGATGAGGAATTCGCTGGGATCACGGTCGAAGCCCGCCGGATCACTGTCGACACCGCTCGCATCTCGGCAGAGCAGCTGCCGATCGCCTCGACCAGCGGCGCCGCCGAACGCGGGGTGCGCCGGGCCCTCTTCGAGGCTTGGGTCGGCCGCGAGAAGGCGAGTTTCACCCTGCCACCGTCGCGCCTGGCGCTGGACCCGGCCGATGTGATCCTTCTTGATCACGACAATCGCCTGATCGAATTTGCCCTCACCGCGATCACCGACGGCACCGGGCGGCGGGTGGAGGCGCGCCGGTCAGATCGCGCGCTTTACGATCTGGCCCCCGGTTCGGATCGGGGCGCAACTTCGGGCGCGAAGGCTGTCTACGGGCCGCCCCTCGTCGCGCTGATGAACCTGCCGCAGTTGTCGGAGGATTTCCCCGACTGGCAACCCTATGCCGCCGCCCACGCCGCCCCGTGGTATGGCACGGCGGCAGTCTGGCGATCGGCCACGACCGATGGCTTTGCGGTCCTGACGACGATTTCGCGGCCGGGCTGGTTCGGCACCCTGGCCTTCCCGTTCTATGCAGGACCGACCAACCGCTTTGACCGCGGCAACGAGCTTTGGGTCGACATGATCGCGGGCCAGTTCGCCAGCGTCAGCGATACGGCCGTGTTTTCCGGCACGAACTGGCTCGCGATCGAGACGGCCCCCGATCTGTGGGAGATCGTCGGCTTCGCCACCGCCAGCCTGCAATCCCCCGGGCGCTGGCGCCTGACCCGGCTTCTTCGTGGGCTCCTTGGCACCGAGGACGCCATCGCCAACCCCGCCCCCGCCGGGGCACGTGTCGTCGTGCTGGACGGTGGGGTCAAACCCCTGCCGATCGGCAGTGCAGACTATGGCGCGCCCTGGAACTGGCGGGTCGGCGCTTCGAGCAAACCCGCAAGCGATCCGGCAAACTTGGCCGTCACCTTTGCCCCCTCGGCCCGTGGCCTGCGCCCCTGGCGGCCTTGTCACGCCCGGCGGGTCAATCTGCCCGGCGGCGATATCGCCCTCAGCTGGACCCGACGCACCCGCGCCTTCGCTGGCGACAACTGGGCACTGACAGAGGTGCCACTTGGCGAGGCGGCCGAGGGTTACGCGATCGACATCCTGAATGGAGCGGTTGTCGTTCGAACCGCCTCGGGTCTTGCCACCCCCGCCTTCACCTACACCGCCGCCATGCAAGCCGCCGATTTCGGTGCCCCGGTCACCGGCCCTCTCGCGCTTCGCATCGCACAGACCGGCGCGCTGGGCCGGGGCGCCATTCTCGACGTCACCCTTTGA
- a CDS encoding C40 family peptidase: MAETRAPADPARVVAIATSWLGTPYLHQASARGLGTDCLGLARGIWRDLRGAEPIAPPPYTRDWGESSGREVMWEAARAFLIEIPVGAAEPGALLLFRMVANGPAKHCGILVPGPASQLTLIHARETTGVTREPFTLPWRRRAVAAFIFPG; the protein is encoded by the coding sequence ATGGCTGAGACCCGCGCCCCGGCCGATCCCGCCCGGGTGGTGGCGATTGCGACAAGCTGGCTCGGTACGCCTTACCTCCATCAGGCTTCTGCACGCGGCCTTGGCACCGATTGCCTTGGCCTCGCCCGCGGCATCTGGCGCGACCTGCGCGGGGCCGAACCGATCGCTCCACCGCCCTATACCCGCGATTGGGGCGAGAGCAGCGGCCGCGAAGTGATGTGGGAGGCCGCCCGCGCCTTCCTGATCGAGATCCCGGTGGGTGCGGCCGAACCCGGCGCGCTGCTCCTCTTCCGCATGGTGGCAAACGGCCCGGCCAAACACTGCGGCATCCTCGTGCCCGGCCCTGCCAGCCAGCTGACCCTAATCCATGCCCGCGAGACCACCGGCGTCACGCGCGAACCCTTCACCTTGCCCTGGCGCCGTCGCGCCGTGGCGGCCTTCATATTTCCAGGCTGA
- a CDS encoding DUF2163 domain-containing protein yields MKTLPAGFQAHLDEGTTTLAWCWRLQRRDGAVFGFTDHDRVLAFAGTNFEPETGFAASEIRSLGDLSVDAQDVQGALRSDRITETDIADGLWDNAAVEVWLVNWQAVSQRVLMRRGSIGEIRRGRYAFTAEVRALAHLLNQPVGRTFQYFCDATLGDARCGVNLTGPLYRGTGSVTATIGDRRLTVATGLGAFASGWFDFGVVEWTSGANAGRRTEVASHTLASGTATITLMEAPVRPIAPGDAFAITAGCDKRHATCRDRFGNALNFRGFPSIPGDDLVTRYPNETDANSGAPLRPLADG; encoded by the coding sequence ATGAAGACCCTGCCCGCGGGCTTCCAAGCGCATCTGGATGAAGGCACCACCACTCTTGCGTGGTGCTGGCGCCTTCAAAGGCGCGATGGTGCCGTCTTCGGGTTTACCGATCATGACCGTGTGCTGGCCTTTGCAGGCACCAATTTCGAACCCGAGACTGGTTTCGCGGCGAGCGAGATCAGAAGCCTCGGTGATCTGTCGGTTGACGCCCAAGACGTCCAGGGCGCGCTGCGCTCCGACCGGATCACCGAGACCGATATCGCGGACGGCCTTTGGGACAATGCCGCGGTCGAGGTTTGGCTGGTGAACTGGCAAGCGGTCAGCCAGCGCGTCCTGATGCGACGCGGCAGCATCGGCGAGATCAGGCGGGGGCGTTATGCCTTCACGGCGGAAGTGCGGGCGCTGGCGCATTTGCTGAACCAACCGGTGGGGCGGACGTTTCAGTACTTCTGCGACGCGACGCTGGGCGATGCCCGCTGCGGGGTGAACCTGACGGGGCCGCTATATCGGGGCACGGGGTCGGTCACGGCCACGATCGGCGACCGGCGGCTTACCGTGGCAACCGGCCTCGGGGCCTTTGCCTCGGGCTGGTTCGACTTCGGGGTGGTGGAATGGACCTCAGGCGCCAATGCCGGGCGGCGGACGGAAGTGGCCAGCCACACGCTGGCCAGCGGCACCGCCACGATCACGCTGATGGAAGCGCCGGTGCGCCCGATCGCGCCGGGCGACGCCTTTGCGATCACCGCGGGCTGCGACAAGCGCCACGCCACCTGCCGCGACCGGTTCGGCAATGCGCTGAACTTTCGCGGCTTTCCCTCCATCCCCGGCGACGATCTGGTCACCCGCTACCCCAACGAAACCGACGCCAACTCCGGCGCACCGCTGCGCCCCCTCGCCGATGGCTGA
- a CDS encoding DUF2460 domain-containing protein produces MAFHEIRFPDSISRGAKGGPERRTRIVELASGDEERNASWANSRRRYDVSYGVRRADDLAAVVAFFEARNGRLHAFRFKDWSDYKSCLPSAAPSSTDQIVGTGNGSATAFQLVKTYTSGAQSWARAIIKPVAGTVTVSLNGVAQGSGWSVNSTTGIVAFTVPPTTGAVIRAGFEFDVPVRFDTDELPVTLDIERTGSIPSIPLIEVRR; encoded by the coding sequence ATGGCGTTTCATGAGATCAGGTTTCCGGACAGCATCAGCCGGGGCGCCAAGGGCGGGCCCGAACGGCGCACCCGGATCGTCGAACTGGCCTCGGGCGACGAGGAACGCAATGCCTCCTGGGCCAACTCGCGGCGGCGTTATGACGTCTCCTATGGCGTGCGCCGGGCTGACGATCTGGCCGCGGTCGTCGCCTTCTTTGAGGCTCGCAACGGCCGCCTGCACGCGTTTCGGTTCAAGGACTGGTCGGACTACAAATCCTGCCTGCCTTCGGCGGCGCCTTCCTCCACTGACCAAATCGTCGGAACCGGGAATGGCAGCGCGACGGCGTTTCAGCTGGTGAAGACCTATACCTCCGGCGCGCAATCCTGGGCGCGGGCGATCATCAAACCCGTGGCTGGCACCGTCACCGTTTCGCTGAACGGGGTGGCGCAAGGGTCCGGCTGGTCGGTCAACTCGACGACCGGGATCGTCGCCTTCACTGTTCCTCCCACCACCGGCGCCGTGATCCGGGCCGGGTTCGAATTCGACGTGCCGGTGCGCTTCGACACTGACGAGCTGCCGGTCACGCTCGACATCGAACGTACCGGCTCCATCCCCTCCATTCCCCTGATCGAGGTGCGCCGATGA